The Bubalus bubalis isolate 160015118507 breed Murrah chromosome 18, NDDB_SH_1, whole genome shotgun sequence genome contains a region encoding:
- the TRPM4 gene encoding transient receptor potential cation channel subfamily M member 4 isoform X6, giving the protein MGVAPWGVVRNRDTLTNPKGSFPARYRWRGDPEDGVQFPLDYNYSAFLLVDDGTHGRLGGENRFRLGFESYLAQQKTGVGGTGIDIPVLLLLIDGDEKMLKRIENATQAQLPCLLVAGSGGAADCLAEILEDTLAPGSGGGRQREPRDLIKRFFPKGDPEVLQAQVERIMTRKELLTVYSTDDGPEEFETIVLRALVKACGSSEASAYLDELRLAVAWNRVDIAQSELFRGDIQWRSFHLEASLMDALLNDRPEFVRLLISHGLSLGHFLTPVRLAQLYNAAPPNSLIRNLLDQVSHGASTKAPALKPSEEPQFPKVGQVLRMLLGKTCAPTFPAGGTHRSDSSRENSFMLSDKAASELMEAVPGQAPWSDLLLWALLLNRSQMALYFWEMGSNSVASALGASLLLRVLGRLETEAEEAARRKDLAAKFEGLGVDLFGECYRSSEERSARLLLRRCPLWGDATCLQLATQADARAFFAQDGVQSLLTQKWWGEMDSTTPIWALVLAFFCPPLIYTDLITFRKSDEEPTQKDPMLDVDGDINGEGPVEATEPPEKMPLGVLRPPRRRDCCGGCLPRLRRWPQFWGAPVTAFMGNVVSYLLFLLLFARVLLIDFEPERPSVLELLLYFWAFTLLCEEFRQGLGSGLGSLAMGGPGTDSHRAPLRRRLQLYLSDAWNQCDLVALACFVLGVGCRLTPGLYDLGRTVLCLDFMIFTLRLLHIFTVNKQLGPKIVIVSKMVKDVFFFLFFLGVWLVAYGVATEGLLRPQDRSLPNILRRVFYRPYLQIFGQIPQGEMDGPCPSGSIANCLPSQWPSWSTATVHWGRAHGGTPKGPSLANASRFMPTGWWCSSLLSSCWWPTSCCSICSLRCSAIPSAKCRATATSTGRHSATASSGNFTLGPHWPRLLFSYRTCAPSSIDFAGAGRACHHPQTSSIFVRARLDPKERNSGGGTWRETRAWVYLSKEAERRLLTWESVQKENFLLARARDKRESNSERLKRTSQKVDTALKQLRQIREYEQRLKGLELEVQHCTRVLGWVAEALSRSALLPPGGPPPPVPPGPKD; this is encoded by the exons GGACTGGCATTGACatccctgtcctcctcctcctgatTGACGGTGATGAGAAGATGTTGAAG CGGATAGAGAACGCCACCCAGGCTCAGCTCCCCTGCCTCCTGGTGGCCGGATCTGGGGGAGCTGCAGACTGCCTGGCAGAGATCCTGGAGGACACTCTGGCTCCAGGGAGTGGCGGGGGCAGGCAACGTGAACCCCGAGATCTGATTAAGCGTTTCTTCCCCAAAGGGGACCCTGAGGTCCTGCAGGCCCAG GTGGAGAGGATCATGACTCGGAAGGAGCTGCTGACGGTCTATTCAACTGATGACGGCCCTGAGGAATTTGAGACCATTGTCTTAAGGGCCCTTGTCAAGG CCTGTGGGAGCTCTGAAGCCTCAGCTTACCTGGACGAGTTGCGTTTGGCTGTGGCTTGGAACCGTGTGGACATTGCCCAGAGTGAACTCTTCCGGGGGGACATCCAATGGCGG TCCTTCCACCTGGAGGCCTCCCTCATGGACGCCCTCCTGAACGACCGACCGGAGTTCGTGCGCTTGCTTATCTCCCATGGCCTCAGCCTGGGCCACTTCCTGACTCCGGTGCGCCTGGCCCAGCTCTACAACGCAGCGCCCCCCAACTCACTTATCCGCAACCTTCTGGACCAAGTGTCACACGGTGCAAGCACCAAAGCCCCAGCCCTTAAACCCTCTGAGGAGCCACAGTTTCCTAAGGTGGGGCAGGTGCTGCGCATGCTGCTGGGGAAGACGTGCGCGCCGACGTTCCCCGCCGGGGGCACCCACCGGAGCGACAGCAGCAGAGAGAAT TCTTTTATGCTGTCAGATAAGGCTGCCTCCGAACTGATGGAAGCTGTCCCCGGGCAGGCCCCCTGGAGCGACCTGCTCCTCTGGGCACTGCTGCTCAACAGGTCTCAGATGGCCTTGTacttctgggagatg gGTTCCAATTCTGTGGCCTCAGCTCTTGGGGCCTCTTTGTTGCTGCGAGTGTTGGGGCGCCTGGAGACTGAGGCCGAGGAGGCAGCGCGGAGGAAGGATCTGGCGGCCAAGTTCGAGGGGCTGGGTGTTG ACCTCTTTGGAGAATGCTACCGCAGCAGCGAGGAACGGTCCGCCCGCCTGCTGCTTCGGCGCTGCCCACTCTGGGGTGATGCCACTTGCCTGCAGCTTGCCACACAGGCGGATGCCCGTGCCTTCTTTGCCCAGGATGGGGTACAG TCTCTGCTGACACAGAAGTGGTGGGGGGAGATGGACAGCACCACGCCCATCTGGGCCCTGGTTCTTGCCTTCTTTTGCCCCCCACTCATCTACACCGACCTCATCACCTTCAG GAAGTCAGATGAGGAGCCCACGCAGAAGGACCCGATGCTTGACGTGGATGGCGACATCAATGGGGAAGGGCCTGTCGA GGCCACAGAGCCTCCTGAGAAGATGCCCTTGGGGGTACTGAGGCCGCCCAGACGCAGGGACTGCTGTGGGGGGTGCCTGCCACGCCTGCGCCGCTGGCCGCAGTTCTGGGGGGCGCCGGTGACGGCCTTCATGGGCAATGTGGTCAGCTACCTCCTCTTCCTGCTGCTGTTTGCGCGCGTGCTGCTCATCGACTTCGAGCCCGAGAGGCCCAGCGTCCTGGAGCTGCTGCTCTACTTCTGGGCCTTCACCCTGCTCTGCGAGGAGTTCCGCCAGGGCCTGGGCAGCGGCCTGGGCAGCCTGGCCATGGGGGGACCCGGGACAGACTCCCACCGGGCCCCACTGCGCCGTCGCCTACAACTCTACCTCTCTGACGCCTGGAACCAGTGCGACCTGGTGGCCCTCGCCTGCTTCGTTCTGGGCGTGGGCTGCAG GCTGACCCCGGGACTGTATGACCTGGGCCGCACTGTCCTCTGCCTTGACTTCATGATCTTCACGCTGAGGCTGCTGCACATCTTCACAGTCAACAAACAGCTGGGGCCCAAGATCGTCATCGTGAGCAAGATG GTGAAGGATgtgttcttcttcctcttcttcctcggCGTGTGGCTGGTTGCCTACGGGGTGGCCACTGAGGGACTCCTTAGGCCCCAGGACCGTAGCCTCCCGAATATCCTGCGCCGCGTCTTCTACCGGCCCTACCTGCAGATCTTTGGGCAGATCCCTCAGGGGGAGATGGACG GTCCCTGTCCCTCTGGCTCCATCGCTAACTGTCTCCCTTCACAGTGGCCCTCATGGAGCACGGCAACTGTTCACTGGGGCAGGGCTCATGGGGGCACCCCGAAGGGACCCTCTCTGGCAAATGCGTCTCGCTTTATGCCAACTGGCTGGTGGTGCTCCTCCTTGTTGTCTTCCTGCTGGTGGCCAACATCCTGCTGCTCAATCTGCTCATTGCGATGTTCAG CCATACCTTCGGCAAAGTGCAGGGCAACAGCGACCTCTACTGGAAGGCACAGCGCTACAGCCTCATCCGGGAATTTCACTCTCGGCCCGCACTGGCCCCGCCTCTTATTTTCATATCGCACGTGCGCTCCCTCATCCATCGATTTCGCAGGCGCCGGGCGCGCTTGCCACCATCCCCAGACTTCGAGCATTTTCGTGAGAGCCCGGCTTGATCCAAAAGAGAGAAACTCAGGGGGCGGAACCTGGAGAGAAACAAGAGCAT GGGTCTACCTCTCGAAGGAAGCGGAGCGGAGGCTGTTGACGTGGGAGTCAGTGCAAAAGGAGAATTTCTTGCTGGCGCGTGCTCGGGACAAACGGGAGAGCAACTCTGAACGTCTGAAGCGCACGTCGCAGAA GGTGGACACAGCACTGAAGCAGCTGAGACAGATCCGCGAGTACGAGCAGCGTCTGAAAGGGCTGGAACTGGAG GTCCAGCACTGTACCCGCGTCCTGGGCTGGGTAGCTGAGGCCCTGAGCCGTTCTGCATTGCTTCCCCCAGGGGGACCACCCCCCCCAGTCCCACCTGGGCCCAAAG ACTGA